aaataaaatttaaatacagtaACTGTTTGATATAAAACTATACTTAAAGCCTAAAGATTTAAGATTAGCAACTAACAGCACTCTTTCAATACAGTATACTCCCCCATTCactataagtaaattttaccTTTAAACTTAGTTTACTTGTCTTAATCAAGTTTCTGTTGCGTTTAGGGATGATAAGTTACGCGAAgctttcttaattaaattgatcCGCAACATCGGATCGAGCCTACAAAATCTCATCCCTAATTCAAGTTAGTCCTATGTCTGTCATGAACGACCGAGTCCCCACAATCGCGTGATTGATGCAATCGTTCATCGCCGCTATATCTCAATAATGTTTGACCGACACGACCGTGCCGTCTCAAAGCGAACAATATGAAATGATAGCTCCTCCGTCCTCGGTTTAGTATCTCAATTCAAGGAAGAAAATGTTCGTAACACGTAGATACCTACACTAATATAACctatattaaacaataatatataataacataaccCATTACCTACgttacactgaaaatgtttagaaaatgaaaatcagcttaatgtagaaagttgccaatgcttttattgtttttcgaagtaatctCTGTTCCTCTCTACACATCGTCGCATTTGATGGAACCACTGAGAAAAGCAGTGGGCCCTTTCTTCCATAGGGGTCTCTTCTGTGGCATTTTCATACGCTTTCACCGCATCTACAGGGCTCGTAAAGCGAATACCtcgaattttatctttagttcttggaaataaatgaaagacaTGTCAGGACTGTATGGTGGATGACTCATTATCTTGACACCTGCCATAGTCAAATGTTCAACAGTCTGTTTTGCGGAGTGCGCTGAAGCATTGTCGTGGTGAAGGATGATCCTGCTTCTAGGGCGCTGCTGTCGAATTTTTTCCAAGACAACAGGCAAACAGCGATTGACATACCAGTCTGCAGTAACTGCCCTTCCAACACAAAGGTTTAACGATCAGTACATTAAAACCGAACAAAGCATCACaagttttatttctaaatcataatttaaaagagcataattttctttattgaatgtattttaataaaacatttttcatttctAAAATTTTTATACCAGAAATCAGTACTCAGCTTAATTCCTGTAAACTACGAAATTGTTGTACGGTAGTCATTTAATGTGCTAAGCCGTTCGCCGCCTTTTGTTTTGCATTCCACAAACGGTGATCGATCGAATCGTTTTACTCGGTCACGATCAACCCGATAAATGAACAACCGACACATCACACAGGCCTAATTCAAGTCATTGTTGCTCAGCTTATCGACTTTTATGCACAGACTAATTTCAAGCAAGTAGACTCAACGTGATACTTGCTACTGTATAAGTAATCTGTGATGCTTCTGTCTTGTGTAGTCTGTAATCTGTATTATAATCCAAGTTTTAAActtggcctaaaggtctagataccaggccataaactccaaaaaaaaaaaaaaaacaagttttaatttttaaacgaaTAACTTTGAGTACAAGTCTACTACAAgtatgattttataaaactattctCTCAGTAAAAACTTTTgtgttttaaaacattaatttatttttgttggaAAAGATGGTTATGTCTTTGAAGGTCTTGCTATGCACTTTCATaactcttaattttatttcaacagGTAAGATTGCTTAATTATGTTAGGGTCACGCCCACAAGCggcattattttgttatttatgtcGGTTGATTTGACCAAAACGTGTCTGTAAGGTTTGAAGTTCTCTTATAATAAAGGTATTATGACTTATTATCAGTTCATtcttgaaaattaataaaacaaaatatttaaatttttcagtaCTTTGCATCAAATGTTGGAACTGCAGATCTAGTAATGACCCAAAATGTGCGGATCCATTTGATAATTCTACCGTGCCTATAACAGACTGCAAACAAGAAAAAGGGTTACGACATTTACCAGGATTAAGGCCATCTATGTGTCGTAAAATAAGACAGAAAGGTATGATAATATTCCAATACATTACTTTGTATAATAACGCAAAAGTatgtaaatactttttcatGTTAGGTTTGAAATACAAGGTTTAATTGTGTACCGAAGAAagctaaaatttaatatcagaCAGAGGATAGTTTATGTGTATAAAACAAACTGTAGAATGTCACAAATCATATTGTGTGCTGTGTATGACCCTTTTAAAATTCATCTATCAAGTAACTCTTTATAAGCTATAGCtagtactaaaatataaaaaaaagtaatatttttacaagacCAAAGGATTTTGTATTGAATTCTGtgaaatataatgtttattttgttttagtgaaTGGTGAGTGGCGTTATATTAGAGACTGTGCTTACCTTGGAGAAGTTGGTATACAGGGTGATGAACGATTCTGTCTTATGAGAACAGgtacatataacatatttgTTGAATATTGTACATGCAATAGTAAAGATGGCTGCAATTCTGCAACTTTTAAAAGCCCTGGTgtactttttacatatataatatttactatttgtattttttatacaatgtaATAGATTTTAAACATGCATCTAAAATTTATCCATTAagaatttcaaattataacaCATCTTTATAACACATCTATCAGAGATATGATGATGGTGCTGATGCTTATGTGAATTGCAATTAATTGTTTCATTAAAGATTGCTTAAAAGTAATACACTCTTGTAAATCTTACTTCTACTAAGTTATGTATGTTTATAGActgtagttattttttattgtgaaCATGTgtcttacaaaataaataataatgcatcacaatgaatatttttattaatttgtattcatTATTACAGTAATTCTATGTACAACATAAGTactatcatttttatatacattttgaaattatgttttatgacTGGATCTTATTGTAGTTTAGAAATCTAAGacattttatatctataagATTGCCATagtaatgaaattataaataagactGCAAGTTTCGTCCATTttgatgttttaaatatatatttttttaaattttgtgttgttatttaattataataagaaaCTGTTTAGGAATGGTTGAATTAATGCTACACATGGAAATAAAATGATATAGGTACTATGTTATGTGTGATGGATATAACGAGGGAAGAGGGGAGAAAAACTTCATATCCGCGTAATTCTATCAATAATACAATCAATTAGCTTTAGTGCAACTTCTTAGCGCTGACATATTTATTAGATAGTCCTGAGTGGACATTATTggaatataatgtaaaaaaatgatGTTGAAGCAAAGTAGTGGTCTTGATAGAGGACTAAAACCATCAATTAAAAGTCTTTTGTATttgagatttttattaaaacaatattagagACAAACATCACTCTTTGTACTTTCACATAATCTATTTTAGTGAGTGAAACAAAACTTTCAATACCTTAGTGAGATTATTATACAGTTTATATGTTGAACAATTTTAAACATCAATGCAccatttcaaatgtaaacttaagtttcattattaaaattaaaatattaaattcaaaaatagaatGTAAGAACTGAGATACTATAGTAAAAGAAGGGATTTACTTGTGGAACAAGGGTATACTGATTTTGagcaaaattaatataaattatatagaatCCAGTGGTCATGCTGTGATAATCGCTGTCATTAATTTGATTCATTCACCAGTGTCTATAGAACGGCAAAAGACTTATTTTGTACAAAGGAATTACTATGGAGAAATCTTCATAATATACACATTAATTCATAAATTGATCTTAtagttagataaaatatattaaagtaggCACTATTTTTAGCACAACTAAAGTTAACCCTTTACCAATTACAAGAAATATTTGCTGTTACTGTGcttaaattttaaacctaCAAAAGAAATGTGATAACAATTTAATACtatgttagtaaatattaaattctaatGGAAACAGTAGTAACAAAAACGTTTATATAGATagtaataaagaaaacaaatacatGAGTAGTCTTgtacataaaaagaaaattgctATTGCATAAAATGgatgtaaaacttttttgtgttattGGTATATCCTTTGCTGAGACGGTGggcattaaataatattaacttatgattatttaaaaagaacgAGGCTCAATGGAACAAGAAGTAACGCCAGGGTTTTGCCAATAGCACCAGCTCCGTTGCAACCATCATAGTCGCAGGTTTCACAGAAGAGGGTGACTTCGTTTGGACCGTTAGAGGAAACTGGGCAGGTGGTGGAGTAGTCTTCCTGTCGTTTCCAGGTGCAGCCACGGGAAATAATCAATTGACCGTTTACTGTAAAGATATATGAAATTATGCAAATGTTCGAAattggtaatttattaaatatctggTAGATTTACGATAGGAGTCATCGTAGACATATTTTCTAAAAGAAATGACCAGTAATTACCATATAAGTCAATTACCAAGTGCTGATTGATTAACACACCTTTTAGGTACTATCTAAGATAAATATAGCTTGATCAGTTATCAGAAATATTTCCAAAATGTCTGCGTCATTGATTTATTTGGATAATTATCAAGTAactgagaaaatatttgatatttccCTCAATAGTTGTTTCTTCTACCTTAGATGATAATAAAACGGTGAGTCACAAGTAATGTGTATCCTTTGGTCGTAACAAGGTTGATTTGAGTAGGCGGAACAATCGCGCAACTATTCATCGAACTAAAGCAATTATTCTGtaacgtaaacaattttatagttttgGATGATAGTCTAATTTGTGCCTAAATTAATGCATACAGTTTGGAAActataattcttaattatacacatcagaatgggcccattagactaaaattgggctagctgatggcgacgtgtatctcgttcgtatatacttaatattaaatttctcatgtaaataaaaatatttttttgtaatgagaaataaagttctttaaacattataatttatttagaaggATCTGTCAAGGCGATGTAGGTAGATTTAACTTGTTTTAATTAGGACGAGAATACAttctttaaaagttatttacatatattctGCGTTCGGTCTTGTCCTCATCAAGAGCCATTGTTCATTGATTGATGAGTTGCTACTGTACGATAAGGTACGTAGATGGCTATTATTTTTACGCGAGGAAACCATATTAGTTTcaagaatattaattaagcaaTGACCCTGAAATACAAGgaagtgttttaaaaaagaCTTATTCAAAACGTAATAACAGCATGACATAATTAGAACTATTACAAAGAACAATGGAATTACTAAAATAGGTAAGTACGTCCTTCATTTGTCTGAACACGTTCTTATAAGGACATATGACTAGTAGATGCAATATTTGAAAAGCTGTTTGGCAGTCTGATAAAAGAGGTATATATTACGCATTCGATACAAGCGAGGGTAacgacaaatatttattagcgaTTATAATCAACGACATCTTCAATCTTTTTGTAGATTcttctatgtattttaataataaatatgagtGGAGTTGCAATAAAGCTAAGGTGACCAAAATAAAGTAAAGGTAAACCATCATAGCACTAGATACATCATGTTATAAGTAACTGAACTCAACGGAACAAATTATGCTCCGCTAAGTAGAGGGGTCTTAAAGGTCAACTTTGCGGGGCCGGGGACCCATCGTTTTACGGTAGACTAGatctacatacaaatataaaaaccaaaggCAGTTGTAATTATCGCAGTTCCAAAGGAAAGGAATTATAGCAAGACTATACAGTAGTAAAGTTTTTGAAGGAAGAATACTTACTAattttcttctgttttttgCAAGCAGTCTTTGACTGTGTGAGGTAGGGGTAGGTGGCTCCAGCGTTAGCGTCGCAGTTCTCTAGCCGGGAGTAGCCGGTGTTGGTGGTGTGCCCTGGCAGGAAGGGGTCGCCACAGTCTGGATTGGTGGGGTCCAAGTCTGTTGAACAGGACCAACACCTGACAGCTTCACCTGTAATTGAAAATATAGAACTATgaaagtatatataaaatatttcattccaTTTGTCCGTCCTTTCCGGAGAACGTGTTTAGGCCAAAATTACTGTTAATGCCACTgatgtccagattgagcattctgttAAACGAGCTGgatctggatatccatagttgctcccctcacactttaagagcgattttcgtttaatgtttattaaaattatattattgttttgcttaatttctttttattatttcttatatgctatgtttgcctgtaagtgcttgacacatttaaaattgtattttatttttcttttcagcaatgtatcagtgtgccgagcgttggcaagcttttataaataaagaaataaattcatatataatGTTACAGTCATACAAAAATCTATACATCAGAATTTAAAGATAGTCGGATACAATGGAGCGAGACTTAGCGCTATGTCtaaattttattagattttgacaTAAAAGAGACAACTTATcaggattattattttacaagaatataGTTGTTATTATTGATACAAGAGTATGAAGTCAGACCACGTCATATACCTACGTTTTGGTTGGaacataaatgtatatttgttcTATATAACTGTAGTTGAAGTTTTGTTGAGTATAGTGATTCAATTCAAAGTGAATAAACGATTCACATGTCTGGAAATTACCGTGTAGATACTAGCTATTGTAATGTTGACAGTAATTATTCTCACGTACGACGTAGGTTTATCTATAACTACTTaacatatatttcttttagcACATAGTAGTTGAGGTTTAAAATGTATACCCACTCTTTGCAAAGTATGACTCTTGCATGTTATCTAAAAATGACtaacacatttttatgtagGTGTAGAAAATGTACCTATGTGTGCAACTAACGACCATAGACACAGTTTCGTACTCATAATTTCGGATTAATAaaagctatttttaatattgaatgaTCTATGTACCTATCTACTAAGGTGGGAGAATTGTCTAGCGGTAACTCACCAACAACCTTAGCCAAGTAATTTTGGAAACTTGCAAGCATGAACCATCATGTCGTGACTACAAGACCAATGTCTTCTACGTACTTGACCTCCTCAATAAGTGGTAAAAACTTGGGCGTGTAGATTTGGTACAATAGATACCAAGGCTCGCAACGGTGCGTGATCATGGGTCTTTTCTTTGCATTGGCCTACAATTGTCAACAATTGACAGTACAATACAAATGTACATTCATAGTTTTGTATAGTACTTTTTCCTAGTTGGTTTTTTGTTtcgatttttgtattaataaaccaTCATATTTTTGCATCGTGATCTGCGTAGAGTTGTGATAATCCTATGATTACATTCTTAAACGATGTGACAAATCGAATGAATGATgagaaaattgttttatttttaaatatgtttgtaccttatagaaaatagcttacaaaaatattccTAGTATATGTACATACAAATAGTTTTAGTTTGTCTATATTATTGAGGCTTTTATACAAAGTAGTTTCTCCAAAATTGGACATTACAGTCACGCGCAAATATAAACggtaaatttattgttaaagaTATGTCGTAATGTTTTGCCCTCGCCTAAACATATTCGTACTTTGGAGAGTTGACAACTTACgtcatcattattattaacacctttaataaaaatatcttttactCACGCTTCATTATTAGgagtttaaaaatgtttttagtttgattatataaatagtcttattaaataccttattATTAAGATACACAATTACGCTATTAAATgccatattataataaaatagacaaggttaatgataataaatcaTACAAAGTGGCTAATGTTATAAGTGTGTTTTCCAGTAAAacagttatattttaaatattagatatttaacattatattatttttgataggTGTTCTagtataaaatttagtttgacaattatacatatattccgTTGAAACTTATGGAGCCTAAAATGCCTCTTGCCGTCTTGTCTTATAAAGCAGATACATTTAAGCcgttaaaatagtttttaatattattattgtacttGTACGCAATTTCcggtaaataaatttagataaTGAATAGAATTATTAGCTTAGCACTTTGGCACACATGGCATGAAACATTGCGaactaaatctaaaaaattGCCTAGTTATTACACTGGTACACTAAAATATGAATCTTTTCACAACATGTTCAAGTGAGGCGAATAAGTACTTTAGATTTTCTAACAAGGCTGATTTTACGCTAGTATTACAAAGCTTGTTATTTAGGAACTACCTACTGATtggtgtttaataaaatatctttgtgtTATCTATTTATTGAGGAGGATAATATAGTATTAATCTATGGCCGAACTAACGCAGGTAGCCAATAAGGGTGTTGCCAAATTTCAACAAGATCAAACGTTTGGCCAATTAACAAATAGTTTGGTCATTATTTAATCAGAAGTGCCTGGAGGTTGTACGATAAAGCGTCGtgtttattgtttgtattgaGGCCGCTGGGTGTATTTGACGTGTTGATTGTTTGAGAGGTGCGAAAACGTTTTCAAACGACAAATGATTTTATACTAAACAACCTCTTCTGAACGCAAAAACTTCCGCCCTCTTATTTTCCTCTTTTCCCTTTCTCCATAGATTTCCAGCCGAATAAGAATGTTATCACTGTGGAAACTAGAGATCTGGTCAGCTACTCGtctttattgaatattatttgtaaatcaGGTAATAAAATGCTCCATACCTCCTTGTTCAACGGGATGTTAGCACATaacagttttatataataattttatgtggAACGTGATAGGTATAATTATAGCTAGTTCTCATAATTATAGTATCTCAATGTCACGCATATGGTACCTTGTCCTTAGAGcgatatatttacaaatatacaacGAACCTGTTATGACAGAAAATGTCTGTACTGCAATCTTAGGTTATCGGTTAATCGTGTGTTCGACTTCGACTGGGCAACACATTCtcgtacggtaaaggaaaacatactAACAAATTCAACATATCTAATACCCAATAATCGTATCATtatcttctataaaaaatttatgaccATAATAAGGAAAAGTAAATTCTCATTATATATTCAATGctgaatatttacaataaatttgtttattctatttatttcctcgacaaatatattaattgcaATTTATGTTTGACTTGCAACTAACATATtcgtaaaatataaacaaatattctccTACAATATGAAAAcggtaaagtttttaattaccaTAAGGTTTAATGAAACAGGGTATTTTTAACACGTACCAGACCTGAAGTGTCCAGAGTAGGTAGCAAAATTTATGCGTACTAGACTAATACCTATGCCGCGAAAACTTCTATGGCATCGAAAGGGTGAATTATCACGACCAAGGGGCTTCAAGGGGGACGCGAAAATGACAATTCATGTcaacaaattttcatacaaaattattttcgacttacataCACAACTGTTtaaaggcatcttgactaagcccCCAAATCGTATACATTTCTGCACAGATTTgtgtaaaaacaataacagGAATAGCTAGTACGCAATGTTTCATAGCATTAGACAAACTTTTACATCTGGCCGTAAACATTGGTATGAAGCCAATGTTAGTACGTGtatggaatattttaatatttatgtgtaGTTTATGACTTATGACGCATATCCTATGTATTTTTCGTAAATATATCGTCTTCGAAATCAGCAAAATATTCGACCCTTGCTCGAATTTCTCTTCGGATTAGCTAGCTTAGGTTACTTAGCAGAAAACAAAGAATATTCTGTTAAAACTAATAGACTTGCGAAACAACAACTTCAAGTTTTCAATCAGAAAGAGTCATTAAATTTCTTCTTGGATCTAGTTGTTTTGATAAActatagttaatattataaagaggaaagatttgtatatgtttgtaacgaatcgGCACAAaattactgaaccgattttaaaaattctttcactatttgaatgctacattatcactgattaatattttaatcgcaagaaaaaaataaggatccctactaaaactacaataatggTACCCAAGGTGTAATAAGAaagcctataaaatatatttcatcgcatgcgctgcgaaaagtattgatgatagaacaaaaaaaattcccacaatattaaagaacattaatatgtatgtacaattttttttttaaaataaatgttcacCCGTGTGAACTTGTTGAACTTTTATCGATGTCAAATTCGCGCAGAATGAAGCCTGTAGATGTCCACATACAATTGACCACATCCTTGTGGTTCAACTTGCAGGTGCCACcgtttgtatgtttttatatcCTGATTGAGTTTTGCAATTTCAAATCTATGGTATTTAAATCATACCTTAATGTCGTCTTAGTACTTCGGTGCTTCGTGAAGACCGtcatttaactaaatatatccatGCTACATGCCTGTTGCGTTATTTATTTTGCCCTCGATTTCTAAAAATGTCATACAATTCTCACTTACGCGATAACAATTTACAGAAAGGAAATATCAAGTAGTTCGTCATTTAGAAATCAAATTACATcaagatattaaattacagaattaaatagttactaaataaacaactaataattattatactgaATTTAAGTGTGTgccaataataaattttaataataataaatgcctTTTTGGATTTTGGGAggtaattaacatttttatataatatatgcgGGTAGTTTGATGAATTCGCACTTCTTTGttagtaatttttgtttaaacctTTGCGGTGTTTGAGTATGACTAGATAACTCGCTTGCCGCGTTCGACATATAGTCCATTTTCTTTATAGGCAACTAGGTGATCAGCATTTTGTACCATGCAGATGTCGACATGATCTTATCGCGATGTTTTCTACACCGTATGAGCAAGTGtcaattgcgcacatagaaagtaaaATCCATTGGTTTAATCGCATCTTAACAATGCACTGCTCTATATATCTTCGTACAAGATCGAAATATGATGTTTTCTATACAGCCTAAATATCGATCGATCTTTAACGATAAAGTGCTTTATATTTTGACCCAATAAAAGAGTATCCATTCTTTGAAAACCGGCGTTTAATGAAAGAATgtgtacaataaaatattgttttcgtACGTGGCAGCACGATGGTACTGTTTGCCAAAGAAATGATCACATTAAAACTTGTGTACAGTgccaaatttaaacatattataaatagaaacaCTATTCATGTATAAACACATTACAGATTATATTGTCTATGCAATCACAgattaaattctttttttattattgaatcgtggaattcattgttttatcatacatttaaaaaaaatgttttatttttcattaattataaactttttttagaGGAAACAAGTCAGTCATTTTGGTTTGGTGTCGTAAAATTAAACACCATTGACATTATTACCAAAttacctaataatttatatatatagtaataatatactggctgcccccgcgaacttcgttttttttaatgtgattttacttagcaaacctttttagtacataccaacattaaacattttgctatgctactccagagactgttcggttttccggaatgaaaactttttaggttttttattttttctctatacctcgagttcaagtcataagattttaattaacaaataaaaaataggggttgatcgtagaggggtgaaaattaagggttgtatgtatttttgtaggctgtatcataaaaaaaataaaaaacaaaaacatcatCTAAAacacttaacatttagggtTTTGAAAGATacatagtagccgattctcagattttatatattacatatgtgTGTTTTATTACAACTACGTGTATGTTGTATTGTGACTTTCTGGACTGtggttataattttaacaagtgcatagataacaaaacaaatacgaACCAACCATGTCTGGGTTCTCATTAATTAGATTAAACGACATTCATTCAAAAGAGCAATTTGTCCCCTTCCGGTGTTTAAGACccttaatgttatttaatttatcgttATGCCACGACTTTCTCCTAATAAAGTTGACTCTATAATTGACAGATAGAAATTGACGTATGATGTCAACACCCGCACTTTTGCCACCCTaacgaataataatttatgtcgCTCGTTGTATCAGTTTAATTCGATAcaaatagatagatagataccTCTATCTCTATAATACTCTTCTCTTTTCATCTTCTTTGAGATAAAAAGTaagtcaaaaatattaatactacTATCTAAGTACTGTGTACAACTCTGTTTGCTAGTAAGCGGATTTgtgaaacaataaatattactcCATTCCGTAATCTTCATTAAACATTCCATATTTAACCTTTTAAAGGCGTGGGCTCTGGGCGCAGTCGTCAAATcgacacattaaaaataacacaattacAGTATTGTACCATagactataatataattagatGTTCTTCAAATGAAACTCTTAAATTTAGAGCTAAAATGCCTTATTagtctactatataaaaataagtcgggttttccttcctgacgctataactccagaacgcacgaaccgatttccacggttttgcattcgttggaaaggtctccgGCTctgtgaggtttatagcaaaattcaggaaaaaatttaacagaaaagcgggatcaccaaacgaaatgttacataaaacgaagccatctggtggcgaaacggagttcgccgagtttgctagtacaatataaaatagtagtggcgctacagccACTGAGGTTTGTGCCTCAGAtgtctgtatctatttcatgatgtCATTTGTTTTGCAAGTGGttagccttctgtgcctgatacactttaactttttggatctaaggcatgGCGGTTTTCTCATGAtgtattccttcaccgtacgagatATTAACTGTGGACATATACAGAGGTCCATCCGAGGatctatgacctcagggatgagagtagcccgctgaagccactattCCAACACTGCTCCTTAGCAAGCAACGCATCATAGTAAGGCATCGTCATTTCATAGTACAGTGTAACTATGTGGACTAATACTCGTAGTAATATTACCAAAGGTCTTAGTCACGTTACATCCGACTGTAAATTGACAACACAGTTGACCTTtcctattaaaattaatggtcTGAAAACACAAACAGAGAGGCTATTAGAATTAAAATCTACGTTAATGCTATTAATGCTGCAAGGCTGTTTTGATTATAAGTAcaaagctattttatttaaaattattgaatcAGAGATGGGTTATTGggttgaataattatataaaaataaaaatatgacgtTATTATAGCTCTGTAATCCCACAATACGAAATCACACCCGGGGCAGACACATTTCTGTGTAGTTTAATTGATCAATATAC
The nucleotide sequence above comes from Pieris napi chromosome 22, ilPieNapi1.2, whole genome shotgun sequence. Encoded proteins:
- the LOC125060760 gene encoding uncharacterized protein LOC125060760 translates to MVMSLKVLLCTFITLNFISTVLCIKCWNCRSSNDPKCADPFDNSTVPITDCKQEKGLRHLPGLRPSMCRKIRQKVNGEWRYIRDCAYLGEVGIQGDERFCLMRTGTYNIFVEYCTCNSKDGCNSATFKSPGVLFTYIIFTICIFYTM